The Ruficoccus amylovorans region ACGCTCAACGAGGAAGCCACCATCGGGAAGGAGATCGTGATCTTCCGCTCGGAGCTGATGGAGCGCTACCCGCTGGTGGACGAGATCGCCGTCATCGACTCGGGCTCGACCGACAAGACGCTCGAAGTCGCCGCCTCCTTTGGCGCGGACACGTACTTCGCCGGGGACATCCTGCCCTCGCAGGGCCACAAGCGCGGCAAGGGTGAGAACCTGTGGAAAGCCATTCACCAGCTCAAGGGCGACATCATCGTCTATGTCGATGCGGACATTAAAAACATCCACCCGCGCTTCTGCTACGGGCTGGTGGCCCCGCTGCTGTACCGCGAGGAGATCAAGTACGTCAAGGCCTTCTACGACCGCCCGCTGGCCTTCTCGCAAGGGGTGCGCCCCAGCGGCGGCGGCCGTGTGACGGAGATACTCGTGCGGCCGCTGTTCTCGCTTTTCTTCCCCGAGCTGACCGGGCTGGTGCAGCCGCTCTCGGGCGAATACGCCGTGCGCCGCGAAGTCCTGGAGCGCCTGCCGTTCCCCATCGGCTACGGGGTGGAGACCTCGCACATCCTCGACGTGTACCGCCAGTGGGGCCTGGAAGCCTTTGGCCAGACCGACCTCGACCAGCGCGTGCACCGCAACCAGGAAACGCTCTCGCTGGGAAAAATGTCCTTCGGCATCCTCCAGAGCTTCCTCGGCCGCCTCAAGAACATGGGCATGGAGGGCAACCTCCCCGCCATGACCAACGTGCTGCGCCAGTTCATCGCCAAGGACCAGCAGTACGAGCAAGTCTGCTATGACATTGTCGAGGAGGAACGCCCGCCCATGATCGACATCCCCGAGTACCGCGAAAAAATGGGCTACGACGGGTAGTTTTGTCGTTGTTTTTGAATACGGTCACAAAGAACACAAAGCAGACACGAAGCGCACAAAGAGAATGTTATGAAGGGGAATCTAAGGCTCATGCGGGT contains the following coding sequences:
- a CDS encoding glucosyl-3-phosphoglycerate synthase encodes the protein MTKLESWIQHNTFHHSQFYDQLELLKQKEKTGLTISLCIPTLNEEATIGKEIVIFRSELMERYPLVDEIAVIDSGSTDKTLEVAASFGADTYFAGDILPSQGHKRGKGENLWKAIHQLKGDIIVYVDADIKNIHPRFCYGLVAPLLYREEIKYVKAFYDRPLAFSQGVRPSGGGRVTEILVRPLFSLFFPELTGLVQPLSGEYAVRREVLERLPFPIGYGVETSHILDVYRQWGLEAFGQTDLDQRVHRNQETLSLGKMSFGILQSFLGRLKNMGMEGNLPAMTNVLRQFIAKDQQYEQVCYDIVEEERPPMIDIPEYREKMGYDG